A part of Roseitalea porphyridii genomic DNA contains:
- a CDS encoding DMT family transporter gives MPERAASPSLALPYAVMIATPLFFSTNIIFGRFVAGETAPFVLAFLRWSAVAAILLPVAIARKGPMLAAVLAEHWRLLIALGALGMGICGGGVYLGLTHTTATNATLIYSVSPVLIILLERAFKGRRIAPREALGTVLAFTGVAWIVLRGDLATLIGLSFNPGDLLIALAALAWAGYSILYRTDGLGRLDNLSLFALVAAFGALANLPLAAVDLARGDGLPATAEAWWATAGIVAISSLLAFSGFQYGVRALGASIAGLFMYLMTPFGVMLAVIFLGERLAAFHGIGIVLVLTGIAAATFPAALVERLRR, from the coding sequence ATGCCCGAACGCGCCGCATCGCCCTCGCTTGCCCTGCCCTATGCGGTGATGATCGCGACGCCGCTGTTCTTTTCGACCAACATCATCTTCGGCCGCTTCGTCGCGGGCGAGACCGCGCCCTTCGTGCTCGCCTTCCTGCGCTGGTCGGCCGTCGCCGCAATCCTCCTGCCGGTTGCGATCGCGCGCAAGGGTCCGATGCTCGCCGCCGTGCTCGCCGAACACTGGCGGCTTCTGATTGCTCTGGGCGCGCTCGGCATGGGCATTTGCGGCGGCGGCGTCTATCTGGGACTGACGCACACCACCGCGACGAACGCCACGTTGATCTACTCGGTCTCGCCGGTGTTGATCATCCTGCTCGAACGGGCCTTCAAGGGCCGGCGCATCGCCCCTCGCGAGGCGCTGGGCACGGTGCTCGCCTTTACCGGGGTCGCCTGGATCGTGCTGCGCGGCGATCTGGCGACGCTGATCGGCCTGTCCTTCAATCCGGGCGACCTGCTCATCGCGCTGGCGGCGCTTGCCTGGGCGGGCTATTCGATCCTCTACCGCACGGACGGGCTCGGCCGGCTCGACAATCTGAGCCTGTTCGCGCTGGTCGCCGCCTTCGGCGCGCTCGCGAACCTGCCGCTGGCGGCTGTCGACCTGGCGCGGGGCGACGGTCTTCCGGCGACGGCCGAGGCGTGGTGGGCGACCGCCGGCATCGTCGCCATCTCGTCCCTTCTGGCCTTTTCGGGCTTCCAGTACGGCGTTCGGGCGCTCGGCGCGTCGATCGCCGGCCTGTTCATGTATCTGATGACACCGTTCGGCGTGATGCTGGCGGTGATCTTCCTCGGAGAGCGGCTGGCCGCCTTCCACGGCATCGGCATCGTGCTGGTGCTGACCGGGATCGCGGCGGCGACCTTCCCGGCCGCGCTTGTCGAACGGCTCCGGCGCTAG
- a CDS encoding HNH endonuclease, with amino-acid sequence MTRNSRNQRSPEAEAYRKLYKTKRWAELRWSVLTRDGFTCQRCGKLEAKTSNLVADHKSPHKGDLALFWDAGNIECLCRACHTGHKQSIERGGRGRPIFGTDGWPID; translated from the coding sequence ATGACGCGCAACTCACGCAACCAGCGCAGCCCTGAGGCTGAGGCATACCGGAAGCTCTACAAGACCAAGCGATGGGCTGAGCTTCGGTGGTCGGTGCTCACGCGCGACGGCTTCACGTGCCAGCGCTGCGGCAAGCTGGAAGCCAAGACATCCAACCTCGTCGCCGACCACAAGAGCCCACACAAAGGCGACCTCGCCTTGTTCTGGGACGCGGGCAACATCGAGTGCCTATGCCGCGCCTGTCACACCGGACACAAGCAGAGCATCGAGCGAGGCGGACGCGGCCGGCCGATCTTTGGCACCGACGGCTGGCCGATCGACTAA
- a CDS encoding cytochrome c biogenesis CcdA family protein, giving the protein MDLEITYLSAFLAGMISFITPCVLPLVPPYLCYMAGVSMDDFRHNGGSAAIEPDATPGPSGAATARFSAVRLPLMTAALAFVAGFSTVFVALGAGASTIGGLLRAYQTELAMAAGVVIIIMGLNFLGVFRLSFLSREARFQSRGVPANPAAAYVMGLAFAFGWTPCIGPVLGPILTLAGAQDSVGQGASLLAVYSAGLGVPFILAAMFSGRFMQFLTRFRTHLGAVEKTIGVLLVLAGVLFLTGGMQAMAFWLLEQFPALGRLG; this is encoded by the coding sequence ATGGACCTCGAAATCACCTATCTGAGTGCGTTCCTCGCCGGCATGATCTCGTTCATCACGCCGTGCGTCTTGCCGCTCGTGCCGCCCTATCTTTGCTACATGGCGGGCGTCTCGATGGACGATTTTCGCCACAATGGCGGTTCGGCGGCGATCGAGCCTGACGCCACGCCAGGTCCATCCGGTGCGGCCACGGCGCGGTTTTCCGCCGTGCGCCTGCCGCTGATGACGGCGGCGCTGGCCTTCGTCGCCGGTTTCTCCACCGTGTTCGTGGCGCTCGGGGCGGGCGCGTCGACGATCGGCGGCCTGCTGAGGGCCTATCAGACCGAGCTCGCCATGGCCGCCGGCGTGGTGATCATCATCATGGGCCTGAATTTCCTCGGCGTCTTCCGGCTGTCGTTCCTGTCGCGCGAGGCGCGCTTCCAGAGCCGGGGCGTGCCGGCCAACCCGGCCGCCGCCTATGTGATGGGCCTTGCCTTCGCGTTCGGCTGGACCCCGTGCATCGGCCCTGTCCTCGGGCCGATCCTGACGCTCGCCGGCGCGCAGGACAGCGTCGGGCAGGGGGCCAGCCTGCTGGCCGTCTATTCGGCCGGGCTCGGCGTGCCGTTCATTCTGGCTGCCATGTTCTCGGGCCGCTTCATGCAGTTCCTGACGCGGTTCCGGACCCATCTGGGCGCGGTCGAGAAGACGATCGGCGTGCTGCTGGTGCTGGCGGGCGTTCTGTTCCTGACCGGTGGCATGCAGGCGATGGCCTTCTGGCTTCTCGAGCAGTTCCCGGCGCTCGGGCGTCTCGGCTAG
- a CDS encoding phage major capsid protein — protein MSVNFEEIKALIEDQGEAFSGFKSSIEGAIEAERKEREALEMRLNRIGVAGGGEPNAGKLDDERKAVAAFIRTGDETELKNVMTVGSDPDGGYTVLPAQSRVMTQRLHDFSALRRLARVEVINTGDSFEEIDDRDEPDAAWVGETATRSKGSTPTLGKFSIPLHEIYALQAISQRLIDDSNVNLGLWIEGKIADKFGRTEADALISGDGTLKPKGLLSYATNTDGDYSRAAGTIEYVPTGEAAAFPTDDPGDVLVNLMVALRAPYRTGARWLMNSNTMATVRKFKDTQGQYLWQPAMAAGQPATLLGYPVEIDEYMPDVGANEYPIAFGRFDLAYTIIERPGIRMLRDPYTDKPNVLFYAYRRIGGGLANDDAVKLLKVASS, from the coding sequence ATGTCCGTCAACTTCGAAGAAATCAAAGCGCTGATCGAGGATCAGGGCGAAGCCTTTTCTGGATTCAAGTCCTCGATCGAGGGCGCCATTGAAGCCGAGCGCAAGGAGCGTGAAGCGCTTGAAATGCGCCTGAACCGCATTGGCGTCGCCGGTGGCGGTGAACCAAACGCCGGCAAGCTGGACGACGAGCGCAAGGCCGTCGCGGCGTTCATTCGCACGGGCGACGAAACCGAACTCAAGAACGTGATGACGGTCGGCTCTGACCCGGACGGCGGCTATACCGTTCTGCCGGCCCAGTCCCGCGTCATGACGCAGCGCCTTCACGACTTCTCGGCCCTTCGCCGGCTGGCGCGTGTCGAGGTGATCAACACCGGTGACAGCTTCGAGGAAATCGACGATCGCGACGAGCCGGACGCGGCCTGGGTTGGCGAGACGGCCACGCGGTCGAAGGGCTCGACGCCAACGCTCGGCAAGTTCAGCATCCCGCTTCATGAAATCTACGCCCTGCAAGCAATTTCGCAGCGCCTCATTGACGACTCCAATGTGAACCTGGGCCTGTGGATTGAGGGCAAGATCGCCGACAAGTTCGGCCGCACCGAAGCCGACGCGCTCATCTCCGGCGACGGCACGCTCAAGCCCAAAGGCCTACTCAGCTACGCCACGAACACAGATGGCGATTATTCCCGCGCGGCCGGCACGATCGAATATGTGCCCACGGGCGAGGCTGCGGCCTTCCCAACCGATGATCCTGGCGACGTATTGGTCAACCTGATGGTGGCGCTGCGGGCACCGTACCGCACCGGTGCGCGCTGGCTGATGAACAGCAACACCATGGCCACGGTCCGCAAGTTCAAGGACACGCAAGGCCAGTATCTGTGGCAGCCCGCCATGGCCGCTGGCCAGCCGGCGACCCTTCTCGGTTACCCCGTCGAGATCGACGAATACATGCCGGACGTTGGCGCGAACGAATACCCGATCGCCTTCGGCCGGTTCGATCTGGCCTATACGATCATCGAACGGCCCGGCATTCGCATGCTGCGCGATCCCTACACCGACAAGCCGAACGTGCTCTTCTACGCCTATCGCCGCATCGGTGGCGGGCTGGCGAACGACGACGCGGTGAAGCTTCTCAAGGTCGCCAGTTCCTAA
- a CDS encoding tape measure protein, with amino-acid sequence MATEVERLIVRLEASQAKFDKQLAKANQTANRRARAIEGRFDRMNKRLSAGFSRLGGAFAAAFASAVTVRGAQALIDSATRIQNALRVAGLEGEQLSNVYGQLFTAAQRASVPIEDLVELYSRAALRQKELGVTSQELITFSENVAVAIRVAGQSSQEASGALLQLSQALGSGIVRAEEFNSILDGAPTILQAVAAGLEEAGGSVAKLRQMVNDGEISSQAFFRAFEAGAVTLEEKFAATGRTVGDGLTNIQNALKDAAGEFNRTTDTSGKLAAALNDLAGGIEYMGDVAVRVAEGPLGTFIGRLGQANELARQFLALVGKVSLNDEIFGAVGGFIAPQADPAAGVDPARFGGALPVRTAGGKAGRLGGAGVNPISAADYPVSGGARSGRGGGGKSRARRTNELEREIAQLRERTEVIRAETRALAVLNPLLNDYGASVEKARAAVELETAARKAGLAITPELKAQINTLAGAYANASAEAEKLAESQDRAREAAEDMRALGKDVLGGFISDLRSGKSAADALASALDKVIDRMLDSALDSLFSGGLGVGARPGGIHGTIMNLNLGGQQ; translated from the coding sequence ATGGCGACCGAAGTAGAACGCTTGATTGTGCGGCTCGAAGCCAGTCAGGCGAAATTCGATAAGCAATTGGCCAAGGCCAATCAGACGGCCAATCGACGCGCCCGCGCGATCGAGGGGCGGTTCGATCGCATGAACAAGCGGCTATCCGCCGGCTTCTCTCGGCTGGGTGGCGCATTCGCGGCGGCCTTCGCCAGTGCGGTCACAGTGCGCGGCGCTCAAGCGCTAATCGACAGCGCAACCCGTATCCAGAACGCCTTGCGGGTGGCCGGCCTTGAAGGCGAACAGCTTTCCAACGTCTATGGCCAACTATTCACCGCCGCGCAGCGGGCATCGGTGCCGATCGAGGATCTGGTCGAACTCTACAGCCGGGCGGCATTGCGGCAAAAGGAACTCGGCGTCACGTCGCAGGAGTTGATCACCTTCTCCGAAAACGTCGCCGTCGCGATCCGTGTGGCCGGGCAATCATCGCAAGAAGCTTCAGGCGCGCTGTTGCAGCTATCCCAGGCGCTCGGCTCCGGCATCGTGCGCGCCGAGGAATTCAACTCGATTCTGGACGGTGCGCCGACAATCCTTCAGGCCGTCGCCGCCGGCCTCGAAGAAGCGGGCGGATCGGTCGCCAAGCTTCGCCAGATGGTCAACGATGGTGAGATTTCATCGCAAGCCTTTTTCCGCGCCTTTGAGGCCGGCGCTGTCACGCTCGAAGAGAAGTTCGCTGCAACCGGCCGCACGGTCGGCGACGGGCTGACGAACATTCAGAATGCGCTCAAGGACGCGGCCGGCGAATTCAATCGGACCACGGACACCAGCGGCAAACTCGCGGCCGCGCTCAACGATCTGGCCGGCGGTATAGAGTATATGGGCGATGTCGCGGTGCGTGTCGCTGAGGGACCGCTTGGCACGTTCATCGGACGGCTGGGGCAGGCCAATGAACTGGCGCGGCAATTCCTCGCCCTGGTCGGCAAGGTATCGCTCAACGACGAGATATTCGGGGCGGTCGGTGGCTTCATCGCTCCGCAGGCCGATCCGGCCGCTGGCGTCGATCCTGCGCGGTTTGGCGGTGCTTTGCCCGTCAGGACGGCGGGGGGCAAGGCTGGCCGCCTGGGCGGTGCTGGCGTCAATCCAATCTCTGCGGCGGATTATCCCGTGTCGGGCGGCGCTCGCTCCGGTCGCGGCGGCGGCGGCAAGTCGCGCGCTCGGCGGACCAATGAGCTTGAACGCGAGATCGCGCAGCTTCGCGAGCGAACCGAAGTCATACGGGCCGAGACCCGCGCCCTGGCGGTGCTCAATCCGCTGTTGAACGACTATGGCGCAAGCGTTGAGAAGGCGCGGGCGGCCGTTGAACTGGAAACCGCCGCGCGCAAGGCCGGGCTGGCGATCACGCCCGAACTCAAAGCCCAGATCAACACGCTGGCCGGGGCCTATGCCAACGCCAGTGCTGAGGCCGAAAAGCTTGCCGAAAGCCAGGATCGCGCGCGCGAGGCGGCAGAGGACATGCGGGCGTTGGGCAAGGATGTGCTCGGCGGCTTCATCTCTGATTTGCGCAGCGGCAAGAGTGCGGCCGACGCGCTCGCCAGTGCCTTGGACAAGGTAATCGACCGGATGCTCGATTCCGCGCTCGACAGCCTGTTCAGCGGCGGCCTTGGCGTCGGTGCGCGCCCCGGCGGCATTCACGGAACAATCATGAACCTGAACCTTGGAGGGCAGCAATGA
- a CDS encoding succinate dehydrogenase assembly factor 2, whose translation MTDEPDLDVRRRRAKFRAWHRGMKEMDLLLGGYADAHVNEMNADELAAFESLMAILDRDLFKWFTGEGPVPPEHDTPLFRAICAHHRIELT comes from the coding sequence ATGACAGACGAACCCGACCTCGATGTCCGCCGAAGGCGCGCGAAATTCCGCGCCTGGCATCGCGGCATGAAGGAAATGGATCTGCTGCTGGGCGGCTATGCGGACGCCCATGTGAACGAAATGAACGCCGACGAGCTTGCCGCGTTTGAATCGCTGATGGCGATCCTCGACCGGGACCTTTTCAAATGGTTCACGGGCGAGGGGCCCGTGCCGCCCGAGCACGACACGCCGCTCTTTCGCGCGATCTGCGCGCACCACCGGATCGAATTGACCTGA
- a CDS encoding helix-turn-helix transcriptional regulator, giving the protein MNITTPKPAADDVFVPRPQVRKRYGVSDMTIHRWLRDERMGFPRPIKIRGRCYFRESELVAFERSRVAERGGAS; this is encoded by the coding sequence ATGAACATCACCACACCAAAGCCGGCCGCCGACGATGTGTTCGTCCCGCGCCCGCAGGTCCGCAAGCGCTACGGCGTTAGCGATATGACCATTCACAGATGGCTGCGCGACGAGCGCATGGGCTTCCCCCGGCCGATCAAAATCCGGGGACGCTGCTATTTCCGCGAGTCCGAGCTGGTCGCATTCGAGCGCAGCCGCGTTGCCGAGCGCGGGGGCGCATCATGA
- a CDS encoding DUF6074 family protein, with product MSETNLPLFNWQPAPAVIAFPADRWIGKARHVATVFMRQRNDTARERYWRDITSRMVNRLIDAGVSSDEANRQIELFCEAVQREIDRRTPHDQEARQ from the coding sequence ATGAGTGAAACGAACCTTCCCCTCTTCAACTGGCAGCCTGCACCCGCCGTCATCGCCTTCCCGGCAGATCGGTGGATCGGCAAGGCTCGCCACGTCGCCACCGTGTTCATGCGCCAACGCAACGACACGGCCCGCGAACGATACTGGCGCGACATCACCAGCCGAATGGTCAACCGACTGATCGACGCTGGCGTCAGCAGCGATGAGGCCAATCGGCAGATTGAATTGTTCTGCGAGGCCGTTCAGCGCGAGATCGACCGCCGCACGCCTCATGACCAAGAGGCCCGGCAATGA
- a CDS encoding TIR domain-containing protein gives MNVFISHSWAYSGHYDRLAEWIFDEQWSVDGQPLQFFNTSVPRDDPIHFAPNDATLQAAIYERLIISHVVVIPTGMYASHSKWIKKEIAGATLLSRPIVAVDPWGQKRSSSVVVEAARESVGWKKESIINAVWRLGNESK, from the coding sequence ATGAACGTTTTTATCAGTCATTCTTGGGCGTATTCCGGCCATTACGATCGGCTCGCAGAATGGATCTTTGACGAGCAGTGGTCCGTAGATGGTCAGCCGTTACAATTCTTTAACACGTCAGTGCCGCGCGATGACCCGATCCACTTCGCACCCAACGACGCAACCCTCCAAGCGGCGATATACGAGAGGCTTATAATCAGTCACGTGGTAGTCATCCCGACCGGCATGTATGCGAGCCACAGTAAATGGATCAAAAAAGAGATCGCCGGTGCGACACTGCTAAGTAGACCCATTGTTGCGGTCGACCCTTGGGGGCAAAAACGCTCGTCTTCTGTTGTGGTAGAAGCAGCCCGTGAGTCGGTTGGTTGGAAAAAGGAATCTATCATCAATGCCGTCTGGCGGCTTGGCAACGAGAGCAAATAG
- the glmU gene encoding bifunctional UDP-N-acetylglucosamine diphosphorylase/glucosamine-1-phosphate N-acetyltransferase GlmU encodes MARSCLTIILAAGAGTRMKSALPKVLHPVAGLPMVAHVTGCARAAGSDALAIVVGHGADQVRETLGALEGQARFFTQHEQLGTANAVSAALPAIEESFDDVLVLFGDTPLVTPDTLGAARAGLAEGADLVVVGFRPADPHGYGRLIEEEGQLVAIREHKDATDEERAIGFCNGGLMAFAGAHLADLLDAIGNDNAKGEYYLTDAVQIARERGLTVRAIEAPVEDVLGINTMAELAEAEAIWQARRQRELMLGGVTMAAPETVFLSHDTQIAPGVTVEPNVWFGPGVTVASGARIRAFSHIEGAQIGADAEIGPFARLRPGTRLGAKTKVGNFVETKNAEIADGAKVNHLTYMGDASVGAGANIGAGTITCNYDGFSKHRTTIGAGAFIGSNSALVAPVTVGANAYVGSGSVITENVPEDALGIGRARQVTKDGLAARLRAKLAKAKAAKG; translated from the coding sequence ATGGCGCGCTCCTGTCTGACCATCATCCTGGCCGCCGGGGCCGGCACGCGGATGAAATCGGCACTGCCCAAGGTGCTGCACCCGGTCGCCGGACTGCCGATGGTCGCGCACGTCACCGGCTGCGCGCGCGCCGCCGGAAGCGACGCGCTGGCGATCGTGGTCGGCCATGGCGCCGACCAGGTGCGCGAGACGCTGGGAGCCCTTGAAGGGCAGGCGCGTTTCTTCACCCAGCACGAACAGCTTGGCACGGCCAATGCGGTTTCCGCCGCGCTGCCGGCGATCGAGGAGAGCTTCGACGACGTGCTCGTCCTGTTCGGCGACACGCCGCTGGTGACGCCGGACACGCTCGGCGCGGCGCGGGCGGGTCTGGCGGAGGGCGCCGATCTGGTCGTCGTCGGCTTCCGGCCGGCCGATCCGCACGGCTATGGCCGGCTGATCGAAGAGGAGGGCCAGCTGGTCGCGATCCGCGAGCACAAGGATGCAACCGACGAGGAACGGGCGATCGGTTTCTGCAATGGCGGGCTGATGGCGTTCGCCGGCGCGCATCTGGCCGACCTTCTTGACGCCATTGGCAACGACAATGCCAAGGGCGAATACTATCTGACCGACGCGGTCCAGATCGCGCGCGAACGCGGGCTGACCGTGCGCGCCATCGAGGCGCCGGTCGAGGACGTGCTCGGCATCAACACGATGGCCGAACTGGCCGAGGCCGAGGCGATCTGGCAGGCGCGGCGGCAGCGGGAACTGATGCTGGGCGGCGTGACGATGGCCGCGCCCGAGACCGTTTTTCTCAGCCATGATACGCAGATCGCGCCCGGCGTGACGGTCGAGCCGAACGTCTGGTTCGGGCCGGGCGTGACGGTGGCATCGGGCGCGCGCATCCGCGCCTTTTCGCACATAGAAGGGGCGCAGATCGGCGCGGACGCCGAGATCGGCCCGTTCGCGCGGCTGCGCCCTGGCACGCGCCTTGGCGCGAAGACCAAGGTCGGCAATTTCGTCGAGACCAAGAATGCCGAGATCGCCGACGGCGCCAAGGTCAACCATCTGACCTATATGGGCGATGCGTCGGTGGGCGCCGGCGCCAATATCGGGGCAGGGACGATCACCTGCAATTATGACGGGTTTTCCAAACACCGCACGACGATCGGCGCGGGCGCCTTCATCGGCTCCAATTCCGCGCTCGTCGCGCCAGTCACGGTCGGCGCGAACGCCTATGTCGGCTCGGGCAGCGTGATCACCGAAAACGTACCCGAGGACGCGCTCGGCATCGGCCGCGCGCGGCAGGTCACCAAGGATGGCCTCGCCGCCCGGCTGCGGGCGAAGCTCGCCAAGGCGAAGGCAGCAAAGGGCTGA
- the recG gene encoding ATP-dependent DNA helicase RecG: MRPSILDPLFAPVTTLEGVGDRVAAQIGQALGRSGERGVPHVAALLFHLPHSVIDRSARPTIMAAVPGTIVTLTLHVDRHQAPPRGNRRVPYRVFCHDESGEIALTFFRAHGAWLERTLPVGERVLVSGKVEWFNGRASMVHPDHIVGEDDADSLPAIEPVYPMTAGLSAKVLRRAILQTLERLPDLPEWDDPALIVRERWPTMKGALQAIHHPQSALDIALETTNRRRLAYDELLAGQLALALVRARMKRKAGRALTGDGRLVDAVEAAFGFALTGAQTRSFGEIAADMEAPERMLRLLQGDVGAGKTIVALMALARAVEAGTQGALMAPTEVLARQHMATIGPLAEKAGLRVALLTGRDKGARRAEVLDALKAGDIDILIGTHALFQEGVEFADLGLAVIDEQHRFGVHQRLMLSAKGAAVDMLVMTATPIPRTLVLTAYGDMDVSRLDEKPAGRKPIRTVVMPIARMDDLLGRVRAALDEGRKIYWICPLVEESEDVPVMSAEARHADLVKSFGDAVGLVHGRMAGPDKDAAMAAFKAGDTRILVATTVIEVGVDVPDATIMIIEHAERFGLSQLHQLRGRVGRGAEASSCILLYGEPLGETARARLDVMRATEDGFVIAEEDLRLRGEGELLGTRQSGMPGFTLARMEAHADLLPVARSDARLILETDPELQGKRGKALRTLLYLFERDAAVRLLSAG; encoded by the coding sequence ATGCGCCCGTCGATCCTCGATCCGCTGTTCGCCCCGGTCACCACGCTTGAAGGCGTCGGCGACCGCGTGGCCGCGCAGATCGGCCAGGCCCTCGGCAGAAGCGGCGAGCGCGGCGTTCCGCACGTCGCAGCGCTCCTCTTCCACCTGCCCCATTCGGTGATCGACCGGTCGGCCCGCCCGACCATTATGGCCGCCGTGCCTGGCACGATCGTCACGCTGACGCTGCATGTCGACCGGCATCAGGCACCGCCGCGCGGCAACCGGCGTGTGCCCTACCGCGTCTTCTGCCATGACGAATCGGGCGAGATCGCGCTGACCTTCTTCCGCGCCCACGGCGCATGGCTTGAACGCACGCTGCCCGTCGGCGAACGGGTGCTCGTGTCGGGCAAGGTCGAATGGTTCAACGGCCGCGCCTCGATGGTCCATCCCGACCACATCGTCGGCGAGGACGATGCGGACAGCCTGCCCGCCATCGAGCCGGTCTATCCGATGACTGCCGGGCTTTCGGCCAAGGTGCTGCGCCGGGCGATCCTGCAGACGCTCGAACGGCTGCCGGACCTGCCCGAATGGGACGACCCGGCGCTCATTGTCCGCGAGCGCTGGCCGACAATGAAGGGCGCCCTGCAGGCGATCCATCATCCGCAATCGGCGCTCGATATCGCGCTCGAGACGACCAACCGGCGCCGGCTCGCCTATGACGAACTGCTCGCCGGGCAATTGGCGCTGGCGCTGGTGCGCGCCCGAATGAAAAGGAAGGCGGGCCGCGCGCTGACCGGCGACGGCCGTCTGGTCGACGCGGTCGAGGCCGCGTTCGGCTTTGCGCTGACGGGCGCGCAGACCCGGTCATTCGGCGAGATCGCCGCCGACATGGAAGCGCCCGAGCGCATGCTGCGCCTGCTGCAGGGCGATGTCGGCGCCGGCAAGACGATCGTCGCGCTGATGGCGCTCGCCCGCGCCGTCGAGGCGGGCACGCAGGGCGCGCTGATGGCGCCGACCGAGGTGCTGGCGCGCCAGCACATGGCGACCATCGGTCCGCTGGCCGAAAAGGCCGGCCTGCGCGTGGCCCTGCTCACCGGCCGCGACAAGGGCGCCCGCCGCGCCGAGGTGCTCGACGCGCTGAAGGCCGGCGACATCGACATCCTGATCGGCACGCATGCCCTTTTTCAGGAAGGGGTCGAATTCGCCGATCTCGGCCTTGCGGTGATCGACGAGCAGCACCGGTTCGGCGTCCACCAGCGGCTGATGCTGTCGGCCAAGGGCGCGGCCGTCGACATGCTGGTGATGACGGCGACGCCGATCCCGCGCACGCTGGTGCTGACCGCCTATGGCGACATGGACGTCTCCAGGCTCGACGAAAAGCCCGCCGGCCGCAAGCCGATCCGGACCGTCGTCATGCCGATCGCGCGCATGGACGATCTGCTCGGCCGGGTCCGCGCCGCGCTCGACGAGGGACGCAAGATCTACTGGATCTGCCCGCTGGTCGAGGAAAGCGAGGACGTGCCGGTCATGTCGGCCGAGGCGCGCCATGCCGATCTGGTGAAATCCTTCGGCGATGCGGTCGGCCTCGTCCACGGCCGAATGGCCGGCCCGGACAAGGACGCGGCAATGGCCGCCTTCAAGGCCGGCGACACGCGCATTCTGGTGGCGACCACCGTAATCGAGGTGGGCGTCGACGTGCCCGATGCGACCATCATGATCATCGAGCATGCCGAGCGGTTCGGCCTGTCGCAGCTTCACCAGTTGCGCGGGCGTGTCGGGCGCGGCGCCGAAGCCTCGTCCTGCATCCTGCTCTATGGCGAACCGCTGGGCGAAACCGCCCGCGCCCGGCTCGACGTGATGCGCGCCACCGAGGACGGGTTCGTCATCGCCGAGGAGGATCTGCGCCTGCGCGGCGAAGGCGAACTTCTGGGCACGCGCCAGTCGGGCATGCCAGGCTTCACGCTGGCGCGCATGGAGGCCCATGCGGACCTTCTGCCCGTCGCGCGCTCGGACGCGCGGCTGATCCTCGAAACCGATCCCGAGCTTCAAGGCAAAAGGGGCAAGGCGCTGCGCACGCTGCTCTACCTGTTCGAACGCGACGCCGCCGTGCGCCTTCTGAGCGCAGGCTGA
- a CDS encoding RipA family octameric membrane protein gives MEKGIYHQCRLAAWQREQIVLPSDPERDLEAKSLLEIYKMLVEMADRVSQRRQSANSFYLTVNTAIIGGAAYLSQSDFGSLDTVAVSIAGLAVCFLWRRAVTSYKSLNDAKFEVITALEARLPASPYADEWKILDVDGDGNKHRPFHATEILVPFVFAFVHGAQLLAEIPWGLLCTNLTQSLQLS, from the coding sequence TTGGAAAAAGGAATCTATCATCAATGCCGTCTGGCGGCTTGGCAACGAGAGCAAATAGTGTTGCCGAGCGATCCGGAAAGAGACCTTGAGGCTAAGAGCCTTCTCGAGATCTACAAGATGCTTGTGGAGATGGCCGACCGCGTGAGTCAACGGCGCCAATCTGCGAATTCATTTTATCTCACTGTCAACACCGCAATCATTGGGGGTGCGGCCTACCTGTCCCAGTCAGACTTCGGTTCTCTAGACACGGTCGCCGTTTCCATTGCCGGATTGGCCGTTTGTTTTCTGTGGAGACGCGCAGTGACAAGCTACAAGTCTCTGAATGATGCAAAATTCGAGGTCATCACCGCGCTGGAAGCGCGCTTGCCTGCTAGCCCCTATGCGGACGAATGGAAAATCCTCGATGTTGATGGTGATGGGAACAAGCACAGGCCCTTCCACGCCACCGAGATCCTTGTCCCCTTTGTTTTTGCGTTTGTGCATGGGGCGCAGCTCCTTGCCGAGATACCTTGGGGATTGCTCTGCACCAATCTGACGCAGTCGCTTCAACTTAGCTGA